GATGCCACTAGAGTCGGCTTCTTGAATCTGCCTATGCTGAGGAGCGCCTCCTTCTACTTCAGATGCCTCATGAGGGAAGTCCCGAGTGGCGTGGATGTGATGCACATACATCAACCTAAGCTCGCGGGGCTCTTCAGAGAGGGTTACGGGAAGCTCCTGACAGTACATGGGGACCACGAGACCGAGCTCAGGGTCTTGTACGGGCCGATTTCCGAGCCCATAATATGGTACTTGAATAGGGAGATGAGGAAAGCTGATGTCATAACTACCGTCTCCCCTTACTGGGCCAGGGTCAGGGGATGGACCTGGGTCCCCAATATGATAGATCTCAAGTGGGTCGATTCCATAGCCCCCGCGGGAGCTTATGACATACTCTTCGTGGGCAGGGATAGCCCGGCGAAGGACTATCCTATGTTCAGGAGGATCGCTGAGCTAGCTTTTAAGGAGTTAGGAATTAAATCAGTAGCTTTAGGCCCATTAAGAGAGGATACGGAATTCTTGACCCATAAGAGGGTCCCTAGAGAGGATGTCGTCGCTATGATGAAGAGAGCGAGGGCTTTAGTGATAACCTCGAGACAGGAAGGGATGCCGAGCACAATTCTGGAAGCTTGGGCAAGTAAATGCCCAGTCATAGCTAGAGATATACCCCCTCTCAGGGCCCTACTGGAGGAAGTCCCCGATTCTATGTTGCTATTCGGAGGGGAGGATGAGGCTATAGAGCAGATAAGGAAGGTGGGAGAGAGTAGCTTCAGGGAGAGCTTAGTGAAGGTCGCGCATGAGAGGGTGAAGGAATTCGATTCAAGGAAAGTATCGGAAATATATTATCGTATATACGAGGAAATAGTTAAGAGATAATTAGTTATATTATAAAAGCTGACTCTGGAGCTGAGTCATTTAGTCCAGAGGACCGGACCTCTCCCCTTCAACTTTGAGAAGTGCTCCTCATCCTTCGTCCAGAGGGGGTCCTAGAGATGGAAGTAGCGCCTATGAGGAGATCTCTCTCATCCATAGTCTCCCCTTTACCCCTCTCTCCAGAGGATAGGAGTCCC
The sequence above is drawn from the Candidatus Korarchaeum cryptofilum OPF8 genome and encodes:
- a CDS encoding glycosyltransferase family 4 protein, which gives rise to MLGVLLINPTFGGASGSGQHVKQLYEALSGRVNFEIWDATRVGFLNLPMLRSASFYFRCLMREVPSGVDVMHIHQPKLAGLFREGYGKLLTVHGDHETELRVLYGPISEPIIWYLNREMRKADVITTVSPYWARVRGWTWVPNMIDLKWVDSIAPAGAYDILFVGRDSPAKDYPMFRRIAELAFKELGIKSVALGPLREDTEFLTHKRVPREDVVAMMKRARALVITSRQEGMPSTILEAWASKCPVIARDIPPLRALLEEVPDSMLLFGGEDEAIEQIRKVGESSFRESLVKVAHERVKEFDSRKVSEIYYRIYEEIVKR